A single region of the Pontimicrobium sp. SW4 genome encodes:
- the nhaD gene encoding sodium:proton antiporter NhaD, protein MESAIIIVFIVGYLAITLEHNIKIDKLIPALVMMAISWALISLGIDAFPQWFDSANHGLVEGYASLDHENRMHLMEETLLHHLGKTSEILVFLLGAMTIVEIIDYFDGFSTIKSFIKTKKKSKILWIFAGLAFILSAIIDNLTATIVLISILQKIVKDRSVRIWYAGLIIIAANAGGAWSPIGDVTTTMLWIGNKVSTGHLIGYLLLPSFVCMFVPTLIASFLPAFKGHLEIEESDEDKPKSKFSSTMLFLGLAAIVSVPIFKVVTHLPPYVGMMLALGVVAIFAEIYSNSKFSLTVIDNEESEDYAHHSPVHHSLSKIELPSILFFLGILMAVAALESLGILFGFANTLQETTPMLGTELHSEGVSDLVVLLLGVGSAVIDNVPLVAASLGMFSEPMDNELWHFIAYSAGTGGSMLIIGSAAGVVAMGMEKIDFFWYLKKIAWLALLGFLAGAAVFFFTRTLF, encoded by the coding sequence ATGGAATCAGCAATTATCATTGTATTTATAGTAGGTTATTTAGCAATAACATTAGAGCACAATATAAAAATAGACAAACTCATTCCAGCCTTAGTCATGATGGCTATTAGTTGGGCACTTATTTCTTTAGGGATAGATGCTTTTCCACAGTGGTTTGATTCTGCAAATCACGGACTAGTTGAAGGCTATGCGTCTCTAGATCATGAGAATAGGATGCATTTGATGGAAGAAACCTTATTACATCATTTAGGTAAAACTTCTGAAATTTTAGTTTTTCTATTAGGAGCAATGACCATTGTTGAAATCATTGATTACTTTGATGGCTTTTCTACCATAAAAAGCTTTATTAAAACAAAGAAGAAATCAAAAATCCTATGGATATTTGCAGGTTTGGCATTTATTCTTTCTGCAATTATTGATAACCTAACTGCTACAATTGTACTTATTTCAATTTTGCAAAAAATAGTAAAAGATAGAAGCGTACGTATTTGGTATGCAGGCTTAATTATTATAGCGGCAAATGCAGGTGGAGCATGGTCTCCAATTGGAGATGTAACCACTACAATGCTTTGGATAGGAAATAAAGTTAGTACAGGTCATTTAATAGGGTATTTATTATTGCCATCATTCGTTTGTATGTTTGTACCAACACTAATTGCGTCATTTTTACCAGCTTTTAAAGGGCATCTGGAAATTGAGGAAAGTGATGAAGATAAACCTAAGAGCAAGTTTAGTTCAACAATGTTATTTTTAGGTTTAGCTGCAATTGTTTCTGTACCAATTTTTAAAGTAGTGACGCACTTACCACCTTATGTTGGTATGATGTTAGCTTTAGGTGTTGTGGCTATTTTTGCAGAAATATATAGTAACTCTAAGTTTAGTTTAACTGTTATAGATAATGAAGAAAGCGAAGATTATGCACATCATAGTCCTGTGCATCATTCATTGTCTAAAATTGAATTACCAAGTATTTTATTTTTCTTAGGAATATTAATGGCTGTTGCAGCATTGGAATCATTGGGAATTTTATTTGGCTTCGCAAACACATTACAAGAAACAACACCTATGTTGGGAACAGAATTACATAGTGAAGGAGTTTCAGATTTAGTCGTATTATTATTAGGGGTTGGTTCGGCAGTTATTGATAATGTGCCATTGGTAGCAGCTAGTTTAGGTATGTTCTCTGAGCCAATGGATAACGAATTATGGCACTTTATTGCTTATTCGGCAGGAACAGGTGGTAGTATGTTAATAATAGGTTCTGCTGCTGGTGTTGTAGCTATGGGAATGGAGAAAATTGATTTTTTCTGGTATTTAAAGAAGATAGCTTGGTTAGCACTACTCGGATTCTTAGCTGGAGCTGCAGTTTTCTTTTTTACAAGAACACTGTTTTAA
- a CDS encoding MotA/TolQ/ExbB proton channel family protein yields MLYTAILKTVQEGAELITDGESTEKTLSIIELIKSGGTAGQIIILLLFVLLLVASYIYFERLFAIKSASKVDTNFMNQIKDHVSNGKIDSAQVLCAQVNSPVSRLISKGISRIGKPLEDINTAIENAGRLEVYGLEKNVSVLATISGAAPMIGFLGTVVGMILAIFELANAGGTIQMDVLASGLYTAMTTTVAGLIVGIVSYICYNHLVARTNKVIHQMEANSVEFLDLLNEPI; encoded by the coding sequence ATGTTATATACAGCAATTTTAAAAACTGTTCAAGAAGGAGCAGAACTAATTACTGATGGCGAATCTACCGAAAAGACCCTGTCTATTATAGAGCTTATTAAAAGCGGTGGAACTGCGGGACAAATTATAATTCTTTTGTTATTTGTATTGCTGCTTGTTGCAAGCTATATTTATTTTGAACGCTTGTTTGCAATTAAATCGGCTTCAAAAGTAGATACAAATTTTATGAATCAAATTAAAGATCATGTATCTAATGGTAAAATTGATTCAGCTCAAGTGTTATGTGCACAAGTAAATTCACCAGTATCCCGATTAATTAGTAAAGGAATTTCTAGAATTGGGAAACCTTTAGAAGATATTAATACGGCTATAGAAAATGCTGGGCGTTTAGAAGTTTACGGACTAGAAAAAAATGTAAGTGTACTTGCAACTATTTCTGGAGCAGCACCAATGATTGGGTTTCTTGGTACAGTTGTTGGAATGATATTAGCAATATTCGAACTTGCAAATGCAGGAGGAACCATTCAAATGGATGTTCTAGCTAGTGGTTTGTATACAGCGATGACGACTACAGTAGCTGGTTTGATTGTTGGAATTGTGAGTTACATATGTTATAATCATTTAGTAGCTAGGACGAATAAGGTCATACATCAAATGGAAGCTAATTCGGTTGAATTTTTAGACCTTCTAAACGAACCTATTTAG
- a CDS encoding biopolymer transporter ExbD — MDIRGRNKVTPEFNMSSMTDIVFLLLIFFMLASTLVTTSAIDILLPKASGKTQNKKSVSVSIKKDLTYYIDQKRVGESVLENQLIAALSNEESPTIVLRAEKSVPVDNVVKVMDIANRNKFKVILAVKPNN; from the coding sequence ATGGATATAAGAGGAAGAAATAAAGTAACACCAGAATTCAATATGTCATCAATGACAGATATTGTTTTCTTGTTATTGATATTTTTTATGCTAGCGTCTACTTTGGTTACCACAAGTGCGATTGATATTTTATTACCAAAAGCAAGTGGAAAAACGCAAAATAAAAAGTCAGTATCTGTTAGTATAAAAAAAGACTTGACCTATTATATAGACCAAAAACGTGTAGGTGAAAGTGTATTAGAAAATCAATTAATAGCTGCTTTATCTAATGAAGAATCTCCAACTATTGTTTTAAGAGCTGAAAAATCGGTACCAGTAGACAATGTTGTAAAGGTCATGGATATTGCAAATCGTAACAAGTTTAAAGTGATATTAGCGGTAAAACCGAACAATTAA
- a CDS encoding energy transducer TonB, with translation MKLYFKTKHEKDSARITTLIAVILVLVIFIVGPTYLDPPEEYGVAVNFGTTDFGSGRIQPKEPIKSEQVAKKPPQKVEESKPVPSEPKEVKEEVMTSEDAEAIAIKKQKAEEARKKAEVDAKAKKEAERIEKERKEQEAKKKRLDDLIGGIGKSDGTDSGSEGDDNRAGDKGQLNGDPYAPSYFGEPGAGGGGSGYGLRGRGRPSKSKVLPECNEEGKVVVEIHVNRQGNVVNAIPGKRGTTGVSCLYDAAKKTALTYKWPADSKAPVKQVGFVVINFSVTQ, from the coding sequence ATGAAATTGTATTTTAAAACTAAACATGAAAAAGATTCAGCAAGAATTACGACGCTTATTGCGGTAATTTTGGTGCTGGTTATTTTTATTGTTGGCCCAACATATTTAGATCCACCAGAGGAATATGGCGTAGCTGTAAACTTTGGAACTACCGATTTTGGTAGTGGTCGCATTCAACCCAAAGAACCTATAAAATCTGAGCAAGTAGCCAAAAAACCACCTCAAAAAGTTGAAGAGTCAAAACCAGTTCCTTCTGAACCAAAAGAAGTTAAGGAAGAGGTAATGACGAGTGAGGATGCTGAAGCTATCGCTATTAAAAAGCAAAAAGCTGAAGAAGCTAGAAAGAAAGCTGAAGTAGATGCAAAAGCAAAAAAAGAAGCTGAACGTATTGAAAAGGAACGTAAAGAACAAGAAGCTAAAAAGAAGCGATTAGACGACCTTATTGGAGGTATTGGAAAATCGGATGGCACAGATTCTGGTAGTGAAGGTGACGATAATAGAGCAGGAGATAAAGGACAATTAAATGGTGACCCATATGCACCAAGTTACTTTGGTGAACCTGGAGCTGGCGGAGGAGGAAGTGGTTATGGATTACGAGGTAGAGGAAGACCATCTAAATCTAAAGTACTTCCTGAATGTAATGAAGAAGGTAAAGTTGTTGTCGAAATTCATGTAAATAGACAAGGAAACGTAGTTAATGCTATTCCTGGTAAAAGAGGAACTACAGGAGTAAGTTGTCTATACGATGCTGCTAAAAAAACAGCTTTGACTTATAAATGGCCTGCCGATTCCAAGGCACCTGTAAAACAAGTTGGTTTTGTAGTTATTAACTTTAGTGTTACACAATAA
- a CDS encoding folylpolyglutamate synthase/dihydrofolate synthase family protein, translated as MNYSDTVNWMFSQLPMYQNKGKVAFKKDLTNTLALSKHLNHPEKKFKSIHVAGTNGKGSTSHMIASVLQEAGYKVGLYTSPHLKDFRERIKVNGNVVSKQFVIQFIKRNKTFLENHSLSFFEMTVGMAFDYFAKQKVDIAIIEVGLGGRLDSTNIITPEVSVITNIGLDHTQFLGDTLELIAYEKAGVIKPNIPVVIGEMQKETTPIFRRIAKENNAPIYFADQTINKTYESDLKGSYQAKNIKTVTQVLTVLQPLGIHMSEKQIIKGFNNVVNNTGLLGRWQTLQYGPKIICDTAHNREGLTYVMQQLAKEEFNKLHLVIGMVNDKDVDSIIELFPKEATYYFCKPNIPRGLDATILKQHFSVKSYKGEAYQSVDEALEFAKKQAKNEDLIYVGGSTFVVAEII; from the coding sequence ATGAACTATAGTGATACTGTAAATTGGATGTTTAGCCAATTACCAATGTATCAAAATAAAGGTAAGGTTGCTTTTAAAAAAGACCTTACAAATACGCTGGCTTTATCTAAACACCTAAATCATCCCGAAAAGAAGTTTAAATCCATTCATGTAGCAGGAACCAACGGTAAAGGTTCAACTAGCCATATGATTGCTTCGGTGTTGCAAGAAGCTGGTTATAAAGTTGGTTTGTACACCTCTCCACATTTAAAAGATTTTAGGGAGCGTATAAAAGTAAATGGCAATGTTGTTAGTAAACAGTTTGTTATTCAATTTATAAAGCGTAATAAAACGTTTTTAGAAAACCATAGTTTGTCTTTTTTTGAAATGACGGTTGGAATGGCTTTCGATTATTTTGCAAAACAAAAAGTGGATATCGCTATTATTGAAGTTGGATTAGGAGGACGATTAGATTCTACCAATATTATTACTCCAGAAGTATCAGTAATTACGAATATTGGACTCGATCACACACAATTTTTGGGAGATACATTAGAGTTAATAGCATATGAAAAAGCAGGGGTTATTAAACCAAATATTCCTGTTGTTATAGGTGAAATGCAAAAAGAGACTACGCCTATTTTTAGGAGAATAGCCAAAGAAAATAATGCTCCTATTTATTTTGCAGACCAAACTATAAACAAAACATACGAATCTGATTTAAAAGGAAGCTATCAAGCAAAAAATATAAAAACAGTTACTCAGGTTTTAACTGTTTTACAACCATTAGGAATTCATATGTCTGAAAAGCAAATTATTAAGGGTTTCAATAACGTTGTAAATAACACTGGTTTATTAGGTCGTTGGCAAACATTGCAATATGGTCCTAAGATTATTTGTGATACGGCTCATAACAGGGAAGGACTTACGTATGTAATGCAGCAACTAGCAAAAGAAGAATTTAACAAACTACATTTGGTAATAGGGATGGTAAACGATAAAGATGTAGACTCTATTATAGAGTTGTTTCCAAAAGAGGCGACTTATTATTTTTGTAAGCCAAATATTCCAAGAGGTTTAGATGCAACTATTTTAAAGCAACATTTTAGTGTGAAAAGTTACAAAGGAGAAGCATATCAATCGGTAGATGAAGCACTTGAGTTTGCAAAAAAACAGGCAAAAAATGAGGACCTTATTTATGTTGGAGGAAGTACATTTGTTGTTGCCGAAATTATTTAG
- a CDS encoding LytTR family transcriptional regulator DNA-binding domain-containing protein, whose translation MEKRTFTFIKTDKKLVKLFYSDITIIKGLGNYVKIYTINTKKYIYYKTLKDLIESLPNEFMRVHNSYIINLTNVDLFEGNQVSLKGLKISVAKSYRECLKNALNKLML comes from the coding sequence ATGGAGAAACGAACATTCACCTTTATAAAAACAGATAAAAAATTAGTTAAACTTTTTTATAGTGATATCACTATAATTAAAGGTCTTGGAAACTATGTGAAAATTTACACCATCAATACAAAGAAATATATTTACTATAAAACTTTAAAAGATTTAATTGAAAGTCTACCTAACGAATTTATGCGAGTTCACAACTCATATATTATTAACTTAACCAATGTTGACCTTTTTGAAGGTAATCAAGTTTCACTAAAAGGATTAAAAATTTCTGTTGCAAAAAGCTATAGAGAATGTTTAAAAAATGCCTTAAATAAATTGATGCTTTAA
- the murF gene encoding UDP-N-acetylmuramoyl-tripeptide--D-alanyl-D-alanine ligase yields the protein MKIEALHKLFLKHTTVCTDTRKITKNCLFFALKGENFNGNAFAKSAIEKGAKYAIVDEKEVALNQNYILVENVLKTLQELANYHRHFLGLKIVALTGSNGKTTTKELINSVLSKKYKTTATVGNLNNHIGVPLTLLSMDSATQIGIVEMGANHQKEIEFLCAITQPDYGYITNFGKAHLEGFGSIEGVIKGKSELYNHLKANERLIFINDNDETQLKQLNDYKNSYSFGNNTSNCNIELVEANPFVIVKYNNETIESQLIGSYNFNNISAAIAIGNYFGVTTIHIKKAIESYIPENNRSQIIQKGSNKIILDAYNANPTSMKAALDNFNQLNAKYKIAILGDMFELGKETRMEHEHIANYANNLNINKVFLVGNNFYDTKFKSSKVVLYKTFDDLKSELNVSKLKNATILIKGSRGMALERVLEIL from the coding sequence ATGAAGATTGAAGCACTACATAAGCTTTTTTTAAAGCACACAACGGTATGTACTGATACTAGAAAAATTACTAAAAATTGTCTGTTTTTCGCACTTAAAGGCGAGAATTTTAATGGAAATGCTTTTGCAAAAAGCGCCATAGAGAAAGGTGCTAAATACGCGATTGTAGATGAAAAAGAAGTTGCTTTAAATCAGAATTATATTCTAGTAGAGAATGTACTTAAAACGCTTCAAGAATTAGCAAACTATCATCGTCACTTTTTAGGATTAAAAATAGTAGCACTTACTGGCAGTAATGGTAAAACCACTACTAAAGAACTTATTAATTCTGTTCTGTCAAAAAAATATAAAACCACAGCTACCGTTGGTAATTTAAATAATCACATTGGAGTACCATTAACGTTGCTTTCAATGGACAGTGCTACCCAAATAGGTATTGTTGAGATGGGAGCAAATCATCAAAAAGAAATTGAATTTTTATGCGCAATCACTCAACCAGATTATGGATACATTACCAATTTTGGGAAAGCACATTTAGAAGGTTTTGGGAGTATTGAAGGTGTTATTAAAGGTAAGAGTGAATTGTATAATCATTTAAAAGCTAATGAGAGACTTATTTTTATAAATGATAATGATGAAACGCAGTTAAAGCAATTAAATGATTACAAGAACTCATATAGTTTTGGTAATAATACATCTAATTGCAATATTGAATTAGTAGAAGCTAATCCTTTTGTGATTGTAAAATATAACAATGAAACAATCGAAAGTCAACTAATTGGCAGTTATAATTTTAATAATATTTCTGCAGCAATAGCTATTGGAAACTACTTTGGTGTAACAACCATCCATATTAAAAAAGCCATTGAAAGTTATATCCCAGAAAACAATCGCTCGCAAATAATTCAAAAAGGCTCCAATAAAATAATACTTGACGCTTATAATGCAAACCCAACAAGTATGAAAGCTGCACTTGATAATTTTAACCAATTAAATGCTAAGTATAAAATAGCTATACTTGGTGATATGTTTGAGCTTGGTAAAGAAACAAGAATGGAGCACGAGCATATCGCTAATTATGCCAACAATTTAAATATTAACAAGGTGTTTTTAGTTGGCAATAATTTTTATGACACAAAGTTTAAGTCTTCAAAAGTTGTACTTTACAAAACTTTTGATGATTTAAAAAGTGAGTTAAATGTTTCTAAACTTAAAAATGCCACCATACTAATTAAAGGGTCAAGAGGCATGGCTTTGGAGCGTGTTTTAGAAATACTTTGA